One stretch of Streptomyces sp. A2-16 DNA includes these proteins:
- a CDS encoding HAMP domain-containing sensor histidine kinase codes for MRKRRLRGLRARLVVAFGLVAAVAAITTGALTFREARTGVLQQSQDATIRQLRAQLNQHAAELALPPDESALRKFAQDTAATESQGSWRVQVTYGQLSGSSAPGDPFTEVTPALREAVGSSRATVFQRVRGDGRTSLVVGMSVLFGGRGTTPTATGVRVFLVVPQTTEQAYVDALVTAVERAMVAALALAVVLALLAARGVLVPVRKLRLATRRIAEGRLDTRLAVNGSDELADLSHTFNETAAALETSVAELREMESRARRFAADVSHELRTPLAAMSAVTDVLDEDAARLDPDTATAVRLISEETLKLARLVDDLMEISRFDAGAAVLHLDEIDLAESIRRTLASRGWTDTVTTDLPPPHAVRGRVDPRRLDVVVANLVGNALKHGTPPVRVRLSAADAVAVIEVRDSGPGIPHDVLPHVFERFYKSDTARIRSEGSGLGLAITAENVRIHGGGVRAANHPEGGAVFTVELPLRRDESPEGNPS; via the coding sequence GTGAGGAAGCGCCGGCTGCGGGGCCTGCGCGCCCGCCTGGTGGTGGCCTTCGGACTCGTCGCCGCCGTCGCGGCCATCACGACCGGTGCCCTGACCTTCCGGGAGGCGCGCACCGGGGTGCTCCAGCAGAGTCAGGACGCCACCATCAGACAACTGCGGGCCCAGCTCAACCAGCACGCCGCCGAACTCGCCCTGCCCCCCGACGAGTCGGCGCTGCGGAAGTTCGCGCAGGACACCGCGGCCACCGAGTCGCAGGGCAGCTGGCGGGTGCAGGTGACCTACGGCCAGCTCAGCGGCTCCTCCGCCCCGGGCGACCCCTTCACCGAGGTGACGCCCGCCCTGCGGGAGGCCGTCGGATCCAGTCGGGCCACCGTCTTCCAGCGGGTGCGCGGCGACGGGCGCACCTCTCTCGTCGTCGGCATGTCCGTTCTCTTCGGCGGCCGCGGCACCACGCCCACGGCCACCGGGGTCCGGGTGTTCCTCGTCGTTCCGCAGACCACGGAACAGGCCTACGTCGACGCCCTGGTCACCGCCGTCGAACGGGCCATGGTGGCCGCCCTCGCGCTCGCCGTCGTGCTCGCGCTCCTCGCCGCCCGTGGGGTGCTGGTGCCGGTGCGCAAGCTGCGGCTCGCCACCCGCCGTATCGCCGAGGGGCGCCTGGACACCCGGCTCGCGGTCAACGGCTCGGACGAACTCGCGGACCTGTCGCACACGTTCAACGAGACGGCCGCCGCACTGGAGACGTCGGTCGCGGAGCTCAGAGAGATGGAGTCCCGGGCCCGTCGGTTCGCCGCCGACGTCTCGCACGAACTGCGCACCCCGCTCGCCGCCATGTCCGCGGTCACCGACGTCCTCGACGAGGACGCCGCCCGGCTGGACCCGGACACGGCCACCGCGGTCCGGCTCATCAGCGAGGAGACCCTCAAACTCGCCCGGCTCGTCGACGACCTGATGGAGATATCCCGCTTCGACGCGGGAGCCGCGGTGCTGCACCTGGACGAGATCGACCTCGCCGAGTCGATCCGGCGCACCCTCGCCTCCCGCGGCTGGACGGACACGGTGACGACCGACCTGCCGCCACCGCACGCGGTCCGCGGACGTGTCGACCCGCGCCGCCTCGACGTGGTCGTCGCCAACCTGGTCGGCAACGCGCTCAAGCACGGCACCCCGCCGGTGCGGGTGCGCCTGAGCGCCGCCGACGCGGTGGCCGTCATCGAGGTGCGGGACAGCGGCCCCGGCATCCCGCACGACGTCCTGCCCCATGTCTTCGAGCGGTTCTACAAGTCGGACACCGCCCGGATCCGCTCGGAGGGCAGCGGCCTGGGCCTCGCCATCACCGCCGAGAACGTCCGTATCCACGGCGGCGGCGTCCGCGCGGCCAACCATCCGGAGGGCGGCGCCGTCTTCACCGTGGAACTCCCGCTGCGGCGGGACGAGTCGCCCGAGGGGAACCCGTCATGA
- a CDS encoding GerMN domain-containing protein, protein MKATRSVPLLALLALTSCGIPATGVVQAGGPASGTLPQTPVYFVDGGALVTVPRITEQPGDPAAALRLLMAGPLAGEGRTGRLSTEVPGMPTAAALPSDSGTPDVPGSPSSGAPAVTVRGDAMTIRLPEGMDALSDIGARQMVCTAAAAYRLTRPSADPVTAEVTGGGGWRVRGSDEACPDP, encoded by the coding sequence ATGAAGGCCACGCGCAGCGTCCCGCTGCTGGCGCTCCTCGCGCTCACCTCCTGCGGCATCCCCGCGACCGGGGTGGTGCAGGCGGGCGGCCCCGCGAGCGGGACCCTCCCGCAGACGCCGGTCTACTTCGTCGACGGCGGCGCACTCGTCACGGTGCCGCGCATCACCGAGCAGCCCGGCGACCCCGCGGCGGCACTGCGGCTGCTGATGGCCGGCCCGCTGGCCGGGGAGGGGCGCACGGGCCGCCTCTCCACCGAGGTGCCGGGCATGCCGACCGCCGCGGCGCTGCCGTCGGACAGCGGCACCCCCGACGTGCCCGGGAGCCCCTCGTCCGGCGCCCCGGCGGTGACGGTCAGGGGGGACGCGATGACGATCCGACTGCCCGAGGGCATGGACGCGTTGAGCGACATCGGGGCACGCCAGATGGTGTGCACGGCCGCCGCCGCGTACCGCCTCACCCGCCCCTCCGCGGACCCGGTCACCGCGGAGGTGACCGGCGGTGGCGGATGGCGCGTCAGGGGGTCGGACGAGGCCTGCCCCGATCCGTGA
- a CDS encoding DUF3152 domain-containing protein — MTAHKPNPAGRRRRKHAERGVKSQLTGGLAALAALAAVGGAVVAWLPSDAGRTSAAPRPVETPEPQRTTAAPEPEESSAPPSPSTTPLPQSGPGTFVTAPGGSGRVGKGTPLRYRVEVENGITISPADVAAQVERTLADPRGWTADGRSAFQRVSSGPTDFVVRLATPATVDSICAEGGLNTGGKVNCSVNRKVMVNLRRWVLATEFYREDVVGYRSLIINHEVGHFLGHGHVTCPGKGRPAPAMMQQIKGLLGCVPNVWPYDSDGRPLTGPSVP; from the coding sequence GTGACAGCGCACAAACCGAACCCAGCCGGCCGTCGCCGCCGCAAGCATGCCGAGCGGGGCGTGAAGAGCCAACTGACCGGCGGCCTGGCCGCGTTGGCGGCCCTCGCGGCCGTGGGCGGCGCGGTGGTGGCGTGGCTGCCGTCCGACGCGGGACGAACGTCCGCCGCTCCTCGGCCTGTTGAGACCCCGGAGCCGCAAAGAACCACCGCTGCACCGGAACCGGAGGAGTCCAGTGCGCCGCCCAGCCCCTCCACGACCCCCCTCCCGCAGAGCGGTCCGGGCACCTTCGTCACCGCTCCCGGCGGGAGCGGACGGGTCGGCAAGGGCACGCCGCTGCGCTACCGGGTCGAGGTGGAGAACGGCATCACGATCTCCCCGGCGGACGTCGCCGCGCAGGTGGAACGGACCCTGGCGGACCCGCGCGGCTGGACGGCCGACGGCCGCTCGGCGTTCCAGCGGGTCTCCAGTGGCCCGACCGACTTCGTGGTCCGCCTCGCCACCCCGGCGACGGTCGACAGCATCTGCGCGGAGGGCGGTCTCAACACCGGCGGCAAGGTCAACTGCAGTGTGAACCGCAAGGTGATGGTCAACCTCAGACGCTGGGTGCTGGCGACCGAGTTCTACCGCGAGGACGTCGTCGGGTACCGCTCGCTGATCATCAACCACGAGGTGGGCCACTTCCTCGGCCACGGCCATGTCACCTGCCCCGGCAAGGGGCGGCCGGCCCCCGCGATGATGCAGCAGATCAAGGGCCTGCTCGGCTGCGTCCCCAATGTCTGGCCGTACGACAGCGACGGCCGTCCCCTCACGGGCCCCTCCGTCCCGTGA
- a CDS encoding SpoIIE family protein phosphatase codes for MTHPRLSARSAPFLSSGTLRELSEAARAAGTGQVLDELWTARRFLDGTPAAVAVLDADLRYLYLNDTLARFNGLSVEEHLGRPMPEVIPGSGPSAEVAREVMRTGRPQTLVFDGRAPADTVDVPRWWLGAFHRLEGEDGEIVGVAAVVMEVTEGIRQRESLTRAQERLELLEETTVRVGGTLDAAEACRALTDLLVPRFADYAAVDVLDPEGTRRAPATPVPVRLRRMAVAAAPGTPVPLIPATRSGEVIFHQASSSMSQVLTRHQPMVLNHPDDDTVRQLAPTRQRLERYRALQLHSVAYLPLMVGGEPVGAVMVGRRADSPEFAPDEVELLELLTARAATGIGHALRYTHEHETALEMQRAFLATPHTPGPGVEIASRYLPAGRGAEVGGDWFDAVALPSGRTLLVVGDVMGHGVRAAAAMSEYRSLLRALALQGLSPDRLLTEADRTAHALDLDRVATCVLALLDPAAERAVLATAGHVPPLLVRPDSDAELADLPVGPPLGTGSGGYAARHCPLPSGSLLLAYTDGLVERRGQDIDTGLAALTATPVAARHALPDVLTTVLDRLAPGNSEDDVTLLAARTL; via the coding sequence ATGACCCACCCCCGTCTGTCCGCGCGTTCCGCTCCCTTCCTCTCCTCGGGGACACTGCGGGAGCTGTCGGAGGCGGCCCGGGCGGCGGGGACCGGGCAGGTGCTGGACGAGCTGTGGACGGCCCGCCGCTTTCTCGACGGGACACCGGCGGCCGTCGCGGTCCTCGACGCGGACCTGCGCTATCTGTACCTCAACGACACCCTGGCCAGGTTCAACGGGCTGTCCGTCGAGGAGCACCTCGGCCGCCCCATGCCCGAGGTGATCCCCGGCTCCGGGCCCTCGGCGGAGGTGGCCCGTGAGGTGATGCGCACCGGGCGGCCGCAGACGCTCGTGTTCGACGGCCGGGCGCCCGCGGACACGGTGGACGTGCCGCGCTGGTGGCTCGGCGCCTTCCACCGGCTGGAGGGCGAGGACGGCGAGATCGTCGGTGTCGCCGCCGTCGTCATGGAGGTCACCGAGGGCATCCGGCAGCGCGAGTCGCTCACGCGGGCGCAGGAGCGGCTGGAGCTGCTGGAGGAGACCACCGTCCGGGTCGGCGGCACCCTCGACGCGGCCGAGGCCTGTCGCGCGCTGACCGATCTGCTGGTGCCGCGCTTCGCCGACTACGCCGCCGTGGACGTGCTCGACCCCGAGGGCACGCGCAGGGCTCCGGCCACCCCGGTCCCGGTGCGGCTGCGGCGCATGGCGGTGGCCGCCGCTCCCGGCACACCCGTGCCGCTCATCCCCGCGACCAGGAGCGGCGAGGTGATCTTCCACCAGGCCAGTTCGTCGATGTCCCAGGTTCTCACCCGGCACCAGCCCATGGTGCTCAACCACCCCGACGACGACACCGTGCGCCAGCTCGCCCCCACCCGGCAGCGGCTGGAACGCTACCGCGCCCTGCAACTGCACTCCGTGGCCTACCTGCCCCTCATGGTCGGCGGCGAGCCGGTCGGGGCCGTCATGGTCGGCCGCAGGGCGGACTCCCCCGAGTTCGCGCCGGACGAGGTCGAGCTGCTGGAACTGCTGACCGCGCGAGCCGCCACGGGCATCGGGCACGCCCTGCGCTACACGCACGAGCACGAGACCGCGCTGGAGATGCAGCGCGCCTTCCTGGCCACCCCGCACACACCGGGACCGGGCGTGGAGATCGCCAGCCGCTATCTGCCCGCCGGGCGGGGCGCCGAGGTGGGCGGCGACTGGTTCGACGCCGTCGCCCTGCCCTCCGGACGCACCCTCCTCGTCGTCGGGGACGTCATGGGGCACGGAGTGCGGGCGGCCGCGGCCATGAGCGAGTACCGCTCGCTGCTCCGTGCGCTGGCCCTGCAGGGCCTCTCCCCCGACCGGCTGCTCACCGAGGCGGACCGCACCGCCCACGCGCTCGACCTGGACCGCGTGGCCACCTGTGTGCTGGCACTCCTGGACCCCGCCGCCGAACGCGCCGTCCTCGCCACCGCCGGCCATGTCCCACCGCTGCTGGTGAGGCCGGACAGCGACGCCGAGCTCGCGGACCTCCCCGTCGGCCCTCCCCTGGGCACGGGCTCCGGCGGATACGCGGCCCGGCACTGCCCGCTCCCGTCGGGCAGCCTGCTGCTCGCCTACACCGACGGGCTCGTGGAGCGCCGCGGCCAGGACATCGACACCGGCCTCGCCGCCCTGACCGCCACACCGGTCGCGGCCCGGCACGCCCTCCCGGACGTCCTCACGACGGTCCTCGACCGGCTGGCTCCGGGGAACTCGGAGGACGACGTGACCCTCCTGGCGGCCCGCACCCTGTAG
- a CDS encoding metal ABC transporter permease, translating into MSVWHQMFDFENYGELLVLVRNSLIAGAALGLVGGLAGVFVAMRDLPFAVHGISELSFAGASGALLLGMNVVAGSITGSLLAAGAIGVLGTRARDRNSVIGILMPFGLGLGVLFLALYKGRAANKFGLLTGQIVAVDTPQTTWLLATSAVVLIALAVMWRPLAFASADPDVAEARGVPVRGLSFAFMIVLGLAVALSVQVVGALLVLSLLITPAAAAARVTASPVLLPLLSVAFAMASIEGGILLALGSSIPISPYVTTISFVLYFGCAAAGRYRSRRGGARRTVPAPA; encoded by the coding sequence ATGAGCGTCTGGCACCAGATGTTCGACTTCGAGAACTACGGCGAACTCCTGGTCCTGGTCCGCAACTCGCTCATCGCGGGAGCGGCCCTCGGTCTGGTCGGCGGCCTCGCCGGGGTCTTCGTCGCCATGCGCGATCTGCCGTTCGCGGTGCACGGCATCAGCGAGCTGTCCTTCGCGGGCGCCTCCGGAGCGCTGCTCCTGGGCATGAACGTCGTGGCGGGCTCGATCACCGGTTCGCTGCTCGCGGCCGGCGCGATCGGTGTGCTCGGGACACGCGCGCGGGACCGCAACTCGGTGATCGGCATCCTGATGCCGTTCGGACTGGGCCTCGGGGTGCTCTTCCTCGCCCTCTACAAGGGGCGGGCGGCGAACAAGTTCGGCCTGCTCACCGGGCAGATCGTCGCCGTGGACACCCCGCAGACGACCTGGCTGCTGGCCACCTCCGCGGTGGTCCTGATCGCCCTCGCGGTGATGTGGCGCCCGCTCGCGTTCGCCAGCGCCGATCCCGACGTCGCCGAGGCCCGCGGGGTCCCGGTGCGGGGGCTCTCCTTCGCCTTCATGATCGTGCTCGGCCTCGCGGTCGCGCTGTCCGTACAGGTCGTGGGCGCCCTGCTGGTGCTCTCCCTGCTGATCACCCCGGCCGCGGCCGCCGCCCGCGTCACCGCCTCACCGGTCCTGCTGCCGCTGCTCAGCGTGGCCTTCGCGATGGCGTCGATCGAGGGCGGCATCCTGCTGGCCCTGGGCAGCAGCATCCCGATCAGCCCGTACGTCACGACGATCTCGTTCGTCCTCTACTTCGGCTGCGCGGCGGCCGGCCGGTATCGGAGCCGGCGCGGGGGCGCCCGGCGTACGGTGCCGGCGCCCGCCTGA
- a CDS encoding AraC family transcriptional regulator, whose amino-acid sequence MTRHVDLALDLPPHVENAGVGVHGSAGPHDVFRLPRLWQLHLYGYSGALELGGSRHPIRPGHVSLVPPDTEVHFHYDATRCEHLYAHFRLPGDGERRRVPVMQDAGTEAAALTALLRQTVAASTQSPARASAELWTVLWRTTGLTGAGEDRARHPALRAAIAHIEEHLAGPLTVPGIARAAGVSHTHLTRLFREDTGHTVVAHVRRRRMERARHLLIASTLAIPAIAATVGIPDLQAFNKACRKELGASPRAVRERHG is encoded by the coding sequence ATGACACGCCATGTCGACCTGGCCCTCGACCTGCCGCCCCACGTGGAGAACGCGGGCGTCGGCGTGCACGGCTCCGCGGGCCCGCACGACGTGTTCCGGCTCCCGCGCCTGTGGCAGCTCCATCTCTACGGCTACTCGGGCGCCCTGGAGCTCGGCGGCTCCCGGCACCCGATCCGCCCCGGGCACGTGAGCCTCGTCCCGCCCGACACCGAGGTGCACTTCCACTACGACGCCACGCGCTGCGAGCACCTGTACGCCCACTTCCGGCTCCCGGGCGACGGCGAGCGGCGCCGGGTCCCGGTGATGCAGGACGCCGGTACGGAGGCGGCGGCGCTGACCGCGCTGCTGCGGCAGACGGTCGCGGCGAGCACGCAGTCCCCGGCCCGGGCCTCCGCCGAACTGTGGACGGTGCTGTGGCGCACGACCGGACTGACCGGCGCCGGCGAGGACCGGGCCCGGCACCCCGCGCTGCGGGCGGCGATCGCCCACATCGAGGAGCACCTGGCCGGCCCCCTGACCGTCCCCGGCATCGCCCGTGCCGCCGGGGTCTCGCACACCCATCTGACCCGGCTGTTCCGCGAGGACACCGGGCACACGGTGGTCGCCCACGTCCGGCGCCGCCGCATGGAACGGGCCCGGCACCTGCTCATCGCCTCCACCCTGGCCATCCCGGCGATCGCGGCGACCGTCGGCATCCCCGACCTCCAGGCCTTCAACAAGGCCTGCCGCAAGGAGCTCGGGGCCTCACCGCGCGCCGTACGGGAGCGGCACGGGTAG
- a CDS encoding response regulator transcription factor: MSRVLLIEDDPAVREGVALALRRQSHDVAATATGEEGMDLLRSFRPDIVVLDLMLPGMTGLEVCRAIRAVDQTLPIIIATARGDEVDIVVGLETGADDYVVKPVLARVLDARIRAVLRRAAGAAPGAEGLPKIDTYGDLAVDRAGLTVALDGEPIALAPSELRLLLTLSGSPGQVFSRQQLLEAVWEHDYHGDARLVDACVKRLRTKMAEPPRAPRYIHTVRGFGYRFTAP; this comes from the coding sequence ATGTCACGTGTACTGCTGATCGAGGACGACCCCGCCGTGCGGGAGGGCGTCGCCCTGGCCCTGCGCCGACAGAGCCATGACGTCGCCGCCACCGCGACCGGCGAGGAGGGGATGGACCTGCTGCGGTCCTTCCGGCCGGACATCGTCGTCCTCGATCTGATGCTGCCCGGCATGACCGGCCTGGAGGTGTGCCGGGCGATCCGGGCGGTCGACCAGACCCTGCCGATCATCATCGCCACGGCCCGGGGGGACGAAGTGGACATCGTTGTCGGCCTGGAGACCGGCGCCGACGACTACGTCGTCAAACCCGTGCTGGCCCGGGTGCTCGACGCGCGCATACGCGCCGTCCTGCGCCGGGCGGCCGGGGCCGCGCCCGGCGCCGAGGGCCTGCCGAAGATCGACACCTACGGCGACCTGGCGGTCGACCGGGCCGGCCTGACCGTCGCCCTCGACGGCGAGCCGATCGCCCTCGCCCCCTCCGAGCTGCGGCTCCTGCTCACCCTCTCCGGCTCCCCGGGCCAGGTGTTCAGCCGTCAGCAACTCCTGGAAGCGGTCTGGGAGCACGACTACCACGGCGACGCCCGCCTGGTGGACGCCTGCGTCAAACGACTGCGCACCAAGATGGCGGAGCCGCCCCGCGCACCCCGCTACATCCACACCGTGCGCGGTTTCGGCTACCGCTTCACCGCGCCGTGA
- a CDS encoding phytanoyl-CoA dioxygenase family protein: MSTTRQLLNSVQTARFVAHGFLLLDGVVPREMNEEALGVFAAGLPSVPYGTPVPKAFPEGSFARRLVELPAVAGALESLVGPDPTVDHHFVHTRVPHEGSAQPLHADALIDLRTDAFDVQLMYYPQEVTASMGGTLIVPGSHLRRTNESDTGRYQNLRGQTRLTCPAGTVALLHHGIWHGGRRNDSDTVRHMYKIRFNPTVPQVRLWDTADLDTPAVRQELERGFPWYEQATGRLEILNRVRLWRALSGDPAFDIEYWATRITNRPAARRSQA; this comes from the coding sequence ATGTCAACCACACGACAGCTGCTGAACTCCGTCCAGACGGCGCGGTTCGTGGCCCACGGCTTCCTGCTCCTGGACGGCGTCGTGCCGCGGGAGATGAACGAGGAGGCGCTCGGGGTCTTCGCCGCCGGGCTGCCCTCCGTGCCGTACGGGACTCCGGTGCCGAAGGCGTTCCCCGAGGGTTCCTTCGCCCGCCGGCTCGTCGAACTGCCCGCCGTCGCGGGGGCGCTCGAGAGTCTGGTGGGCCCGGACCCGACCGTCGACCACCACTTCGTGCACACGCGTGTACCGCATGAGGGCAGCGCCCAGCCGCTGCACGCCGACGCCCTCATCGATCTGCGGACCGACGCGTTCGACGTCCAGCTCATGTACTACCCGCAGGAGGTCACGGCGTCGATGGGCGGCACGCTCATCGTGCCCGGCAGCCATCTGCGCCGCACCAACGAGAGCGACACCGGCCGCTACCAGAACCTGCGCGGGCAGACCCGGCTGACCTGCCCGGCCGGCACGGTCGCCCTGCTGCACCACGGGATCTGGCACGGCGGGCGGCGCAACGACAGCGACACCGTCCGCCACATGTACAAGATCCGCTTCAACCCGACCGTGCCCCAGGTGCGGCTGTGGGACACCGCGGACCTGGACACTCCCGCCGTCCGGCAGGAACTGGAACGCGGTTTCCCCTGGTACGAGCAGGCCACCGGCCGGCTGGAGATCCTGAACCGGGTCCGGCTGTGGCGTGCCCTGTCCGGCGATCCCGCGTTCGACATCGAGTACTGGGCCACCCGCATCACCAACCGGCCCGCGGCACGAAGGAGCCAGGCGTGA
- a CDS encoding metalloregulator ArsR/SmtB family transcription factor gives MHVPLYQAKADFFRMLGHPVRIRVLELLQHGPVPVRDLLADIDIEPSNLSQQLAVLRRSGIVVSIREGSTVSYALAGGDVAELLRAARRILTELLAGQNQLLSQLQQAETVQTEVPAAGSLLTDRGRPRPTP, from the coding sequence ATGCACGTCCCCCTCTACCAGGCCAAGGCGGACTTCTTCCGCATGCTCGGCCACCCAGTGCGCATCCGCGTCCTGGAGCTGCTCCAGCACGGGCCCGTGCCGGTCCGCGACCTGCTCGCCGACATCGACATCGAGCCCTCCAACCTGTCCCAGCAGCTGGCCGTCCTGCGGCGCTCCGGCATCGTCGTGTCCATCCGCGAGGGCTCGACGGTGAGTTACGCCCTCGCCGGCGGTGACGTCGCCGAACTGCTGCGCGCCGCCCGCCGCATCCTCACGGAGCTCCTGGCGGGCCAGAACCAGCTCCTGAGCCAGCTTCAGCAGGCCGAGACCGTCCAGACCGAGGTCCCCGCGGCGGGAAGCCTCCTCACGGATCGGGGCAGGCCTCGTCCGACCCCCTGA